DNA from Roseimicrobium sp. ORNL1:
CCCAGCAGCGCCTTCGTCGCCAGCGTCGTGCCCCAAGTCGCCAGATTCGTATCAATCGGCCAGCTTCCATCCTCACGCTCCGACTTGAGCAAAAACTCCACCGCAGCAGGCACACAGGGATGATCCTTGTCCCCTGAACTCGCGAGCGCCATCGTCACGAAGCTCGTCAACGGCGTGGCCTCCAGATAACCACCCGAGCTGGGCTGCAGCGTCTTCAGCATCGGATAGATGCGTTTCCACAACGCCCCGCGAATCACCCGCAGCGGATTCCACTTGCCCGGCGGCGCATGCACGAAGCGCGCATGTCCAATCGCAATGAGCGCGGGCAACGCATAGCTCACCACGGGCAGCCCAATCGCGCCAAACCACTCCCTCGGCATCGCAGCAAGCTCAAAGGGCAACGGCAACACCTTGCTCCACGCCTCACGGTCTTCCCCCAGCGTGCCGCAAATCGCACACAGCATCAGGATGGGCACGGAGAAGGTCTTGTCCTTCCCATACCTCGCCACCACTGCTTCCGCGAGATCCTCCGGATCCAGCGAGCCCACGCGCGAGGCAATCCAGTGATTCGAGCGATCAATGGCCACGCCTTCGTTCGCGATATCGCTCTGCCCATCGAACATCTTCAGCGCGCTCCAGCACAGCAGCGTGGTCGAGAGGTTGCTCTTGCTGATCGTCGTGTCTCCCCAGCCGCCATCTTCATTCTGGTTCTTCACCAGCCAGGCCGCACCCCGTGCAATCGCGAACTCATGTTTCACCGCATCCACCTGACGCAAGGCCACTATCGCCGTGGCCGTGGAGAGCGCACTGCTGGAGAGATACCCTTCCCAGTGCCCCTGCGCATTGCGCAACGACAGCAAATGTGAGCGCGTGCTGGCAATGGCAGCATCCAACTCAGACAACGAGACCCGGGGCGATGATGTGGGGGCGGCAGACAACGCGGAAGTAGTAGGGAAGAAATCCGGACGCGCCACCTAGAAATCATCCATCACCCAGCGCCCGAAGCTTTGATGCGAAGCATCCCTGGACTGCGCGCAGCCTGCTGCCGCTTTCTCACAGCGCAGCCTGCTGCGCGTTTCACTGCGGCGAAGCCGCCAAATAAACCTCATGTAGGGCGACACCACAAGCAAGCATCACCATCGCCACAGCAGGCTGTGGACTCTAGAAAGCGGCAGCAGGCTGCCGCAGTCCAGGGTGCTTCGCACGCCGGAATGGAACACTGTCCCAAAAACAAAGGCGCGAGTCTCACGACCCGCGCCTCCGTCATTCTGATTCTCTCCTAACCCAGCGCCTCCAGCATCCCCTTCAGCTTCTCCAACTGCGAAGCCCAGTCCGCTTCACGCTGCTTATGCTCATCCAGCACCTTGGCGGGCACCTTCTTCGCGAAGTTTTCATCGGCGAGCTTGGCACGCACCTTGTCGAGTTCGGCCTGGGCTTTCGTGAGTTCCTTCGTCAGACGCTGACGCTCGGCATCCACGTCGATGAGGCCTTCCAGCGGAAGGAAGAGTTCACCCAGCGGTGTGAGCGCGGTGGGCGTGCCCTTCGGAGCCGTGTAGTTTGACTCCACGTGAAGAGGCTCGGCGTTCAACAGGATGCGCAGGACTTCGATGTCCGTTTCCGTGAGCGTCGTATTCGGCTTGAGTACGAAGCGCACGCGCTTGTTGCTCGCGATGTTGTAGGTGCTGCGCAGGTTGCGACCGAGGTTCACGGTCTCGTACTTGTTCGCGGCGCCCTGCTCGTCCTCCGGCAAGATGCCGAAGTGCGCGAGTTCATCTTCATCCAGCGGCTTCGGCCAGGGGGCGAACATGATGCTCTTGCCACCCTGGTCCTCCGGCATGTCCTCATTGAAGCCCATGCCATGCCACAGCTCCTCCGTGATGAAGGGCAGGAAGGGATGGAACAGGCGCAGTGTGTTGCCGAGCACGAAGTCGATCACCGCAAGCGTGTTCGCCTTGCGCTGCGCATCTTCGCCCTGCAGGATCGCCTTGCTGGCCTCCACATACCAGTCGCAATACTCGCTCCAGAAGAAGCGATACAGCGCAGCGGTGGCATCGCTGAAGCGATACTCCTCCAGCGCGGCGCTCACTTCACGGATGGCTGCATTGAGGCGGAGGAGAATCCACTTGTCATCATTGCTGAGGTACTCGGGATTGATCTCCTGCTCCGTGGCGGAAGCGCCATCTTCCTGCATCTGACGGAAGCGCACGGCGTTCCACAGCTTCGTGCAGAAGTTGCGGCCCAGCTCCACGTTCTTCTCGTCATAGACAATGTCCGCACCCAGCGGCGCGCTCTTCATCGTGCCGAAGCGCAGGGCATCCGCGCCATAGCTGGCGATGAGGTCCAGCGGGTCCGGGGAATTGCCTAGTGACTTGGAAAGCTTGCGCCCCTGCTTGTCGCGGATGATGCCGGTGAAGTACACGTTCTTGAACGGCAGTTCGCCCATCCACTCGAAGCCGGCCATGATCATGCGGGCCACCCAGAAGAAGATGATGTCCGGTCCCGTCACGAGATCCGTGGTGGGGTAGAAGGCCTTCAGCGTGGCATTCTGCGCATCCTGCTCACCATCCATATTCCACCCCATGGTGGCAAAGGGCCACAGCCACGAGCTGAACCACGTGTCGAACACATCATTATCCTGCACCCAGTTCTCAGGATCCGCAGGCGGCTCCACACCCACGTGGATCTTGTCGCCATAGGAAGCCCACTCGGAAGTTGGCTTGCTGAGGATCTCGGGATGGATGCTCTTGTGGTACCACACCGGCACCTGATGTCCCCACCACACCTGGCGCGAAATGCACCAGTCCTGGAGGTTGCCCATCCAGTGGTCGTACACCTTTGCCCAGCGATCGGGGAAGAACTTCATCTCGCCGCTGGCCACCACATCACGTGACTCCTTCTGGCTCGGATACTTGAGGAACCACTGCTCACTCAGGCGGGGCTCGATGGGCACGCCACCACGTTCAGAGTAGCCCACGTTGTTCGTGTGCGGCTCTTCCTTCACCATGGCGCCGATTTCGGTCAAAATGGCCACGGCCTTCTTACGTGCGTCGAAACGCTCCACGCCGGCAAGGTCCTTGCCCGCGAGCTCATTCATCACGCCATTGGGTTGCATGATGTCGATGATCGGCAGCTTGTGGCGCAGGCCGATTTCATAGTCTGCCTTGTCATGAGCAGGCGTCACCTTCAGCACGCCGGTGCCGAATTCGAAGTCCACGTGCTCGTCTCCCACGATGGGCAGCGGCGCTTGATTCTCCACGGGCAGCGGACGGCGGATGTGTTTGCCGATGAGATGGGCATAGCGCTCATCCTTCGGGTTCACGGCCACGGCGGTATCACCAGGGATCGTTTCCGGACGCGTGGTCGCGATCGTGAGCCAGGTGCCGGGCTCTTCCACCACCTCCACCTTGAAGTAATACAGGAAGCCCTTCTGCTCCTTCATCTCCACCTCTTCATCACTGAGCGCGGTGAGGGCGGCAGGGCACCAGTTCACCATACGCTTGCCACGGTAGATGAAGCCCTTCTTGTAAAGGTCCACGAACACCTTGGAAATGCACTTCGAGTAGTGCTCATCCATGGTGAAGCGCGTGCGCGACCAGTCGCAGGAGGCGCCCAAGGCACGAAGCTGCTGCAGGATGATGCCGCCGTACTTGTCCTTCCACTCCCAGATCTTGTTCACCAGTGCCTCACGACCAAGGTCATCGCGATGCTTCATGGCGCCAGCCTTGCGCAGTTCGCGCTCCACCACGTTCTGCGTGGCGATACCGGCGTGGTCGGTGCCGGGCAGCCAGAGCACTTCCTTGCCCAGCATGCGGGCACGGCGGGCCAGGATGTCCTGGATGGTGTTGTTCAGCACGTGGCCCAGCGTCAGGATGCCCGTCACGTTCGGCGGGGGGATGACGATGGAGTACGCCGGGCGCTTGTCGCTGACCCGCGCCGGGTCTGCTTCGAAACACTTGTCATCGAGCCAGCGCTGGTACCAGCGCTGTTCCACTTCGCTCGGCGTATACGTCTTGCTGATTTCTGCCATAGGGGCGCACAGCATGCATCGTGCGGCCCCGTTTGCAAATGGCGGAAGGTTCTCCGTGAGCCGGGTACCCCACCCTCACGCCACCTTGCCGGGCGTCAGGGGTTTCCAGTCAGCCGTTTCCTGTCTGCCTTCCTCGCGGCAATCGGAACCAGCGTTGAGCCCTCGTTCGGAAGCGGTTGCCTGCCGCTCTGATCGTAAACCAACCCCTTTTCAGCGTCCAGAGCGATGAAGGGCGCGCAGAGGAAAGCCTCCTCCAGTGAAAAATTTGGCACTCGGAAAGTCTTACCGGCGAAGGGGCCTGCGACCGGAGTCATGCCAGCCAGCACCTCCTCCACCAGCGCGTCCCGGGACTTGCCCCGCCAGGGCGCTCCGGCCGATGCGGCTGAGTTGAACACGGAGACGATGGACTGCGCATTCCACTGGTTGTAGCGGCGTTCGTCGTTCAGTTGCTGGGCCACCACCTGTGCCTTCACTTGAGCCTCATTCAGATTCGTAAAAGAATCCCTCATCTCAGCCATCCAGCGCACCTGCGCACGGCAGTTCTGCTCAATGAGACGACGCTCCTCATGTCGCTGACTCTGAATTGATTGGATGACCACAGCCTGCTTCTCCAAGGCTGCGGTATGCTGGGCAGAAGTCGTGCGAAGTTGCTCGCGCAACCGGTAGTTATCCCACCACTGGGCACCAAACGCGATTAGGGCAATCAGGCAGGCAATCGAAGGCCATAAGAATGCCGTCCCCGGCTCGTCACGTCGCGGCCAAGTGGTACGTTCATTACCCTTTGCTATGGGAATCATGGAAAATACAGTTGTTTTGAAAATTTCAACCCTCAGCACGAGAGCCTCAACTGAAAGAATCTTCAATAACCACTGACTCTCGTGGCTTCAGCCGGGGCGAAAGGCACCCTGCCGGCCAGGCAATTTCGGGTGATGCCTCGGACCGGGTAGCGTCCACCATTCTTCATTCGCCAAACGCAATCTCCGGATCATAATGTGCGGCCACCCCCGCCCGTGCCGCATTCCCTTATTCGTACCGTTATGAAAACTTATCTTCCCGCGTTCCTTCTGGCGCTGGGCCTCACCGCAGCAGCCCCTCTTGTCACAGCCCAGACTCCTGCGCCTGCACCCACCCCCTCCCAAGGTGCGTCCGATGGCGATAGCAAAAAGAACG
Protein-coding regions in this window:
- a CDS encoding valine--tRNA ligase, whose product is MAEISKTYTPSEVEQRWYQRWLDDKCFEADPARVSDKRPAYSIVIPPPNVTGILTLGHVLNNTIQDILARRARMLGKEVLWLPGTDHAGIATQNVVERELRKAGAMKHRDDLGREALVNKIWEWKDKYGGIILQQLRALGASCDWSRTRFTMDEHYSKCISKVFVDLYKKGFIYRGKRMVNWCPAALTALSDEEVEMKEQKGFLYYFKVEVVEEPGTWLTIATTRPETIPGDTAVAVNPKDERYAHLIGKHIRRPLPVENQAPLPIVGDEHVDFEFGTGVLKVTPAHDKADYEIGLRHKLPIIDIMQPNGVMNELAGKDLAGVERFDARKKAVAILTEIGAMVKEEPHTNNVGYSERGGVPIEPRLSEQWFLKYPSQKESRDVVASGEMKFFPDRWAKVYDHWMGNLQDWCISRQVWWGHQVPVWYHKSIHPEILSKPTSEWASYGDKIHVGVEPPADPENWVQDNDVFDTWFSSWLWPFATMGWNMDGEQDAQNATLKAFYPTTDLVTGPDIIFFWVARMIMAGFEWMGELPFKNVYFTGIIRDKQGRKLSKSLGNSPDPLDLIASYGADALRFGTMKSAPLGADIVYDEKNVELGRNFCTKLWNAVRFRQMQEDGASATEQEINPEYLSNDDKWILLRLNAAIREVSAALEEYRFSDATAALYRFFWSEYCDWYVEASKAILQGEDAQRKANTLAVIDFVLGNTLRLFHPFLPFITEELWHGMGFNEDMPEDQGGKSIMFAPWPKPLDEDELAHFGILPEDEQGAANKYETVNLGRNLRSTYNIASNKRVRFVLKPNTTLTETDIEVLRILLNAEPLHVESNYTAPKGTPTALTPLGELFLPLEGLIDVDAERQRLTKELTKAQAELDKVRAKLADENFAKKVPAKVLDEHKQREADWASQLEKLKGMLEALG